From Xiphophorus hellerii strain 12219 chromosome 20, Xiphophorus_hellerii-4.1, whole genome shotgun sequence, the proteins below share one genomic window:
- the LOC116711032 gene encoding proline-rich protein 13-like isoform X1: MWPNQGPPPPPQMGPQNPAFPPGYNPAFPTAPGSGMFPQGPNPAYPAGQFPAPMNPTMVPIAPPGAPGPQAYPMAPGGVYPGPYPHSPKGGHHKDPHHGGLHPGPGMVVGGHGHKKHKKMKKMKKMKKEHKHGHHKHGKHSSSSSSSSSSSDSD; this comes from the exons ATGTGGCCAAATCAAG gtcctcctcctcctcctcaaatGGGTCCCCAAAACCCTGCCTTCCCTCCAGGCTACAACCCTGCTTTTCCCACTGCTCCTGGATCAGGAATGTTCCCCCAGGGTCCGAACCCTGCGTACCCTGCAGGCCAATTCCCAGCTCCCATGAACCCAACCATGGTTCCCATTGCACCTCCCGGGGCTCCTGGACCCCAGGCATATCCCATGGCTCCTGGAGGTGTTTATCCAGGTCCATATCCCCACTCTCCTAAAGGGGGCCACCACAAGGATCCTCATCATGGTGGATTACACCCTGGGCCTGGAATGGTTGTTGGAGGTCATGGACACAAAAAGCATAAGAAGatgaaaaagatgaagaagatgaagaaagaaCACAAGCATGGACACCACAAACATGGCAAG cattcaagcagcagcagcagtagcagcagcagcagtgactCAGACTAA
- the LOC116711206 gene encoding proline-rich protein 13-like: MWPNQGPPPLPMGQQNPAFPPGYNAPYLPAPGPVIYPQAPYPAYSGYPTAQYPPGHYSTPVSPAMTHHGPPGLMPHGPPGVMLYGPPGPHAYPMHPAGHPCHPKGVHLGHLLHNPKGFGHGPHKGHHHHHHHDGFNPSAGILAGGMTLGMGLLSHKSDKKMRKKMKKAHKYHMHGHYKHGKWSSSSSDSD, from the exons ATGTGGCCAAATCAAG GTCCTCCTCCCCTTCCAATGGGTCAACAAAATCCTGCATTCCCTCCTGGATACAATGCTCCATATTTACCTGCCCCTGGACCTGTGATCTACCCCCAGGCTCCATATCCTGCTTACTCTGGATACCCTACAGCCCAGTATCCTCCAGGCCACTACTCCACTCCTGTGAGCCCAGCCATGACCCATCATGGACCTCCAGGACTGATGCCCCATGGACCTCCGGGGGTTATGCTCTATGGACCTCCTGGACCTCATGCATATCCCATGCATCCTGCAGGACATCCTTGCCATCCCAAAGGTGTTCATTTGGGTCACCTCCTGCACAACCCAAAAGGTTTCGGTCATGGCCCACACAAaggtcatcatcatcatcatcatcatgatgggttTAACCCTTCGGCTGGAATATTAGCTGGAGGAATGACATTGGGAATGGGCTTACTTTCTCACAAATCTGataagaaaatgaggaaaaagatgaagaagGCTCACAAATACCACATGCATGGTCACTACAAGCATGGCAAG tggtccagcagcagcagcgactcAGATTGA
- the LOC116711032 gene encoding proline-rich protein 13-like isoform X2: MWPNQGPPPPQMGPQNPAFPPGYNPAFPTAPGSGMFPQGPNPAYPAGQFPAPMNPTMVPIAPPGAPGPQAYPMAPGGVYPGPYPHSPKGGHHKDPHHGGLHPGPGMVVGGHGHKKHKKMKKMKKMKKEHKHGHHKHGKHSSSSSSSSSSSDSD, encoded by the exons ATGTGGCCAAATCAAGG tcctcctcctcctcaaatGGGTCCCCAAAACCCTGCCTTCCCTCCAGGCTACAACCCTGCTTTTCCCACTGCTCCTGGATCAGGAATGTTCCCCCAGGGTCCGAACCCTGCGTACCCTGCAGGCCAATTCCCAGCTCCCATGAACCCAACCATGGTTCCCATTGCACCTCCCGGGGCTCCTGGACCCCAGGCATATCCCATGGCTCCTGGAGGTGTTTATCCAGGTCCATATCCCCACTCTCCTAAAGGGGGCCACCACAAGGATCCTCATCATGGTGGATTACACCCTGGGCCTGGAATGGTTGTTGGAGGTCATGGACACAAAAAGCATAAGAAGatgaaaaagatgaagaagatgaagaaagaaCACAAGCATGGACACCACAAACATGGCAAG cattcaagcagcagcagcagtagcagcagcagcagtgactCAGACTAA
- the LOC116710632 gene encoding LOW QUALITY PROTEIN: cell division cycle-associated protein 7-like (The sequence of the model RefSeq protein was modified relative to this genomic sequence to represent the inferred CDS: deleted 1 base in 1 codon), with protein MDQNTECEADMEKLVDVFAEDSESDKTFDGFSDSELTETNLGLHHESQPDSSPMEPKTTSKPPAACQPFRLRIALRSGSSSSFQLSEFEDEEENIAAKRGVKRPRERKRPKKGKHVKFEDEEKAVSQPHQAEDNGSGSAKDELDNFLAKREQNIKANKAMLAQLMAELQKMPGAAGFLKKQAGRPTTKGKSSRPPRSGQNDRETRRNPERASRRQTRSMGGIEDPSSPLEADVELSLEEEQLEVRRAPRRHGTPRPNQKNPHIIRPVDDITEDELELVADNMTDKVYNSVTGSTCHQCRQKTVDTKTCCRNENCRGIQGQFCGPCLRNRYGEDVRKALLNPDWKCPPCRGICNCSFCRQREGRCPTGILFPLAQYRGFSDVHSYLSSLREKLKDEEKVEM; from the exons ATGGAtcaaaat ACGGAGTGTGAAGCTGATATGGAGAAACTAGTGGATGTATTTGCAGAGGATTCAGAAAGTGATAAGACATTTGATGGTTTTTCTGACTCTGAGCTCACAGAAACG AATTTGGGTTTGCATCATGAATCACAACCTGACTCTTCTCCCATGGAGCCAAAGACCACATCTAAACCACCTGCTGCCTGTCAGCCCTTCAGGCTGAGGATTGCACTTCGCTCTGGCTCGTCCTCTTCTTTTCAGCTCTCAGAGtttgaggatgaagaggaaaatATTGCAGCAAAGAGAGGGGTGAAGAGACCGAGAGAGCGCAAAAGGCCAAAGAAGGGCAAGCATGTGAAATTTGAGGATGAGGAGAAGGCTGTGAGTCAACCGCATCAAGCTGAGGATAATGGATCAGGTTCTGCAAAAGATGAGTTGGATAATTTCCTGGCCAAGAGAGAGCAGAACATCAAGGCCAACAAAGCAATG TTGGCCCAGCTAATGGCAGAA CTACAGAAAATGCCTGGAGCAGCTGGCtttcttaaaaaacaagcaGGCAGACCAACGACAAAAGGGAAAAGCTCT CGCCCGCCTCGCTCTGGTCAAAATGACAGGGAGACCAGGAGGAACCCAGAACGGGCTTCTCGCAGACAGACCCGCTCTATGGGGGGAATTGAGGACCCTTCATCTCCTCTGGAAGCAGATGTGGAGCTCAGCTTGGAGGAAGAGCAGTTGGAG GTTCGCCGAGCTCCACGTCGCCACGGCACTCCACGACCCAATCAGAAAAACCCTCACATTATCCGTCCAGTAGATGACATCACTGAAGACGAGTTGGAGTTGGTTGCTGACAATATGACTGACAAGGTTTACAACAGTGTCACA ggCTCCACGTGCCATCAGTGCCGGCAGAAAACTGTCGACACAAAGACTTGCTGCCGCAATGAGAACTGTCGAGGGATTCAGGGTCAGTTCTGCGGGCCGTGCCTGAGGAACCGATATGGAGAGGATGTCAGGAAGGCTCTGCTTAATCCG GACTGGAAGTGCCCCCCATGCCGCGGTATTTGCAACTGTAGTTTCTGCCGCCAGCGCGAGGGCCGATGCCCTACTGGCATCCTGTTCCCTCTGGCTCAGTACCGTGGCTTCTCTGACGTCCACTCCTACCTCAGCAG CCTCCGTGAAAAACTGAAGGACGAGGAGAAAGTGGAGATGTGA